TAATATCTCGTGAAATCCGGATCCTCGGGTAAAATTGTCTTATATATCAAGTAGGGTCTGTCTCCTAGCAGCTTTAATGGATAACACCTACTTGCTCCTTCTCGAGCAGGATACTTGGACCAAGCAGATTATGACTTTTTGTTCTGATATGGCTTCCTCGAGCAGCTATCTCATTTCGACCAACTCTCAACGTCTGATGTCGTTTTATTGCCACGTGTCATCTTCAAATGCCACGTCACCATCCAAAATTGGGttaaacatattataataatgatattttataacatttgaatctattttaatataattactaaatatttattctaacaaattttataaaaattaggattgtatgttatatattattataataataatataacatttgaatttatattgatataattaggGATTTTTACGGCAAAAgtatcaatttttttaaaaaaacttgtgATTTagtacctaattttttttttgtaggaaAAGTATCCAAAGTCCACTTTCATCAGGTTTTGTCAGTACCCACTCCATTAGGTCCGTTAAAAGCTTATTATGTATACACATGTCAGCTCCTCATTGGTCCATttcattatattttttaaaattaaattaaattaaaataaaataaaaaaataattaaaaataaaatttaaataataaaataaaataaaatcataaagaaatattTCTTAGTGCCCCTCTCTCTCCTTTGTCTCTTTCTTCTTCCCCTTCTTCTCTAACCAACCGACCCTAGGAAGTGCAATCGCACCTTCCAAACATGGTCATGGTCGACAACTAGTAGAGAGTGGTGAGAGGTCAAGATTGTGTAATATTTTGTTATTcgaaatttcttaaaaataagTTAATATTTGTTAAAAAGTATAAAGTATACcgtcgtataaaaaaaattaagttaataatttttataattgttGAAATCAGAAACAACCCTACAACTGATGGAGTCAAAATGATGTCTATGCATAACAATAagaatttttatttatgtgtatcataCCTTCTGGCCACTCGAGCCTACCATTACTAAACTCTCGTTGCTGATATAAACATCAAAAGAAAAGTAGGCTCAGATTACAATTAACAAAACTACAAGGGTGCAAATGTAAAGAGATAGGAGCAAGGGTAACGATGTAATTTCCTACAGATGTCAGCGGAGCCTAAATCATAATATTCAAAAGTTACATATTGGGTTCCTTTCACTAAAAACAGAAAATCTGTGGAACGACTTGAGTAAATTCCAAGACGGTCCCGAAGTTACGAAAAATACTACAATTCCAATGAATTTATAGTTTATTTTCTCCCGCCCACTTACACATGCCGAAGCTCCaacaattattaaaaaattacaattattccaTAAATATTccccaaaaaaataaataaatagttttaaaattaaactaGAACACTGGCATGAGTCCATGACATGTGCTTTGcctattaaaaataataaaaccaatgtTTGTTTGTTTTACCAATTTTAAGATCACTATGTTAATAAAATGACTACTTGAAATGGTCAACCACCATTATCACACtcataatttattttatactCATGAATTGTGATAGTTTATTATAATATAAACCAAGCATACAACAATATCAAATTTAGTTTATATTATACAATAAAAAACCTATtagccttttatttatttatgaaaagCTCACACTTACCCTTAACCTTATGTAACAATAATCTAGTTAATCTTAATACAACTAGTGTTTTAGGAGACTTTTGGTAAATCATAGGTCAACAACAAAGAAAGGCTATGTAATTCAATTAGAATTCTGGCCAGAATTATTTATCATTAAGTGAGGTTGTGATAATTAAAGTAAATCCAATACGTACCTATGAATAAAAATTTCAAACTACACAGCCATGATCAAAATAttcattattatttatatttaattaatgtaaAAAACAGAAATGAATGAAAAATCATTAATTTACTGTCTAAATGAATGAAAAATCACTGTCAAAAACAAACTTCAACATTACACTTTTATTATATCAGAGCCACTTTCCTGCCCTGACCAGCTCCGAAGTCTTTCAGAAGCTTGTTCTACCTGTACaagttaaaaaaatttaaataaataattggtCAGACAGCCTCAAAATGGAACTTTCTAAacattgtttttaaatttaaagatGACTGCCTCTACACCTTAGCTTCACTCCTATAATAACTAGCCCATCAATATAGATTTTTTAATACATATAACCTATTCAATTTACTTATTCCCTCTAATCCAAGTACCTAAAGAACAATGTTTTTCAATGGGGTTTGAAAtatgatatattattttatatgtatCACCTCTTTGGTCCAGTCGGTCTTATAAATGATATATACAAGGATCAGAGTTTGTAAGAATGTCCCACATATCATGCCAATCCAGATTCCCTGCAATAAAAATGTCTATATTACTGTTTCACTGAGCCAATGAAAGGgtttcaaaaagaaaagaagaaaaagccaAAAGTTGACACCTTAAAAAAAAAAGCCAAAAGTTGACAAACACAAACATTAATTAGACTCACCAACCAATATATAAAGATTATTTAGGTGAAAAAATAATGAAAGGATAGATTACATAtatgtataaaataataataataagattaaaaTAATGAGTGGTCCATACTCCATATTATAGTAGTAGGGTTAAATTAGAGAAACCAAACCATGGTTCAGTGAGTAGTGAGAGCAGAATAATACTTTACCTCCacttttaaattggttttataaCCAAGAAAAAACCCAAGAGGTAGACCAATTAGATAATAACAAAACAAGTTTATGTAAGCCACCAAAGCTTGCCAACCTCCTCCTACAGCAACACCTGAAAAGTACACATTTTTTTTGGCAAATCAATAAGATGTTTCTTCCACAAGCCAGCTCCAATAGTAGAGAAGTACTTGCTTTATTAATTAAAGCTAAAAGAAAATATACTAACATATAATACGCATTTATTGTATAAGTACAGCTTATGATTATGGTGAATGGTGATGACTTGTATAGATAACATTTCATTTGAAGTTCCCAGACAATATAATACGGTTTTGTCCTATACTAAAACTTCATGGGTCACCTAGTAAATGACAATAATATATGATTGTCCTTCAAGGAATAATTTAAGAGAATTGTATAAGAGAATTGCTAAGTTACCACTGGGTGCCCAACACTACAAGGAGTTGACATGCCACTATTGATGCAATCTAATATTGtgttacatatttgaatttaataaatattatggagTATCGCTAATTAACCATGAGATACAACCTCATGTGTTGTTGGGCACCTTAAGGTGCTAAATAGCAACAATCATAATTTAATAGAGTTTTATTCTTTCTGTGAAAAGAGTATCTGAAAAAAATGTTATGTTGACTTGAATGATTAGTTTTGATGAGATTACCCTTGTGCTTGGGCATGTACAAAAGAATAGAATATTCCAATTTTGTTTACCTGAAATAACTGGCTGAACACTATTAAGGATCATGGTTATACCAAGAAGAGAAGCTAAACGAGAGACTGCCTCTTGCATCTCCTTGCTCTCGGTGAAGATTATAGCAAAATCGTCTTTGGTAAAAAGGATGAGCGATGCAAATAATATCCCAAGGCAGAGCACCTCAACGCATGTCACAATCACTGAGTACTTTGCAGCCCTTGGATGTCCTGATCCAAGCTCATTGGAGACTCGAACACTAGTTGACAGCTGaagatatattatatataaacaaGAGCTAACAGTTTGGGAAGAAGAAAAAATTCTTAGTTTATTTTACCTTATAGCTGCATTGACCCCAATGAACAACATGCCTTCCCACCCATTTATGTTCATGCTGAAATGAAATTGAATACAATTTCAAATCTTTCAGGGATAATAATAATCAGACATATTTGGTAGCTATAGAAGAAGgcattataaacatttttttagaAAACATGATGATTCTATAATCATCTCTCACCATATTGAAAGAGAACCAACTGAAATGATAGGATCCTCTAGGTGTCCAGTAAGAACAATTATGGTCATAAAATACCAAATCTCTAGACAAAGCATTACAGCTGAAGCCACAGACAACTTAACAAAATCCCACATGTCCTTGAAAGCTAGCCATGACAAGCCCTTCCAACCATCCTCACACCAACCCACAATGTAAACCACCTGAGCCACAGCCACAACCCAGGCTGAGATGTCGTAGGCCCCGGCGGCCCCGGCGGTTCCCCAGTCAAAGACCCTGACGAAAAGATACAAAATACCAGTGTGCATGATCAGAGCTCCAAAACCAACCCATGCCAGAATTGTCACTTTGCTCTGAGCCTGCAAAAACTTCTGGGTGGGAAAAGTGATAGCAAGTGAAAACATCTGAGGTATGATTTGTATTGTAAATTTCCCAGCCAGCTCTGCAATTTGATCCTCTTGGCCTAGGAGTTTGAGGATTGGGGTTGAGAATATATAAAGTGGTAGCAGAATAAAGCAAGTGGCGAGCAAGATTATCCATGACCGTTGCATGTAAACTCCTAGCATCTCCACTTGGCCAGCTCCAAATGCTTGCCCACATAACGTCTCTAGAGCACTCCCCATGCCAAGCTACAATTAACGAAAAAATTATTCATGTAATTATATTtgatgggtttttttttttt
This genomic interval from Humulus lupulus chromosome 8, drHumLupu1.1, whole genome shotgun sequence contains the following:
- the LOC133796736 gene encoding protein DETOXIFICATION 34 — encoded protein: MTICIVESSKLWAIAGPIVFNIWCNYGINSFTNIFVGHLGDVELSAVAISLSVIANFSFGFLLGMGSALETLCGQAFGAGQVEMLGVYMQRSWIILLATCFILLPLYIFSTPILKLLGQEDQIAELAGKFTIQIIPQMFSLAITFPTQKFLQAQSKVTILAWVGFGALIMHTGILYLFVRVFDWGTAGAAGAYDISAWVVAVAQVVYIVGWCEDGWKGLSWLAFKDMWDFVKLSVASAVMLCLEIWYFMTIIVLTGHLEDPIISVGSLSICMNINGWEGMLFIGVNAAISVRVSNELGSGHPRAAKYSVIVTCVEVLCLGILFASLILFTKDDFAIIFTESKEMQEAVSRLASLLGITMILNSVQPVISGVAVGGGWQALVAYINLFCYYLIGLPLGFFLGYKTNLKVEGIWIGMICGTFLQTLILVYIIYKTDWTKEVEQASERLRSWSGQESGSDIIKV